CTTCTTATAAAGTGAAAATCCAATTGTTTTTTAACTAAATCGGCATTTTTTACTTTTACATAAACTTCATCACCTAGTTGTAATAATCCTTTTGACATTTCGCCAACTAAAGCATATTGTTTTTCGTCAAACGTATAGTAATCTTCTTTTATTTCACGAATGCGAACCATGCCTTCGCATTTATTTTCTACAATTTCAACGTAAATTCCCCATTCAGTAACTCCAGAAATAACACCTAAAAACTCTTGATCTTTATGATCTTGCATGTATTTTACTTGCATGTATTTAACAGAATCACGTTCGGCTTGAGCAGCTAATGCTTCCATATTACTCGAATGTTCACATTTTTCTTCGTATATTTCTGCTGATGCTGATTTTCCTCCATCAAGATAATATTGTAGTAAACGATGTACCATAACATCAGGATAACGACGAATTGGCGATGTAAAATGACTGTAATAATCAAAAGCTAATCCGTAATGACCAATATTATCTGTAGAATATTTAGCTTTACTCATTGAACGTATAGTCAACGTATCTACTAAATTTTGTTCTTTTTTTCCACTTACTTCATTCAACAATTTATTTAAGGAATATGAAATATCTTGTTTGGATTTCATGTTAATTGTATAACCAAACTTAGAAATCACAGTTTGAAGATTGATTAATTTATCTTCATTAGGTTCATCGTGAATACGATAGACAAAAGTTTTCTTTTGTTTTCCTATAAATTCTGCTACTTTTCTATTTGCCAATAGCATGAATTCTTCGATTAAATGATTAGCATCTTTTGAAATTTTAAAGAACACGCCAACTGGTTCTGCTTGTTCATTTAAATTGAATTTTACTTCTACTTTATCAAAAGAAATTGCTCCAGCAGCCATTCTTTTTCTACGAAGAATTTTAGCTAATTCATCCAATTTTAAAGTGGCTTCCACAATTTTAGCATCAACTTTATATTCATTTCCAGTCAACGAAATTTCTGCTGGAATAGTATCTGATTTCGTTTCAATAATACTTTGAGCTTCTTCATAGGAAAATCGTTGGTCAGAATAGATTACTGTTCTTCCAAACCATGAATCAACAACTTCAGCTTTTGGATTCAGTTGGAAAATGGCTGAAAACGTATATTTTTCCTCATGCGGACGAAGCGAACATGCAAAATTTGATAATACCTCTGGTAACATCGGAACAACTCTATCAACCAAATAAACTGAAGTTGCTCTGTTATATGCTTCATCATCCAAAATAGTTCCTTCTTTCAAGTAATGCGAAACATCAGCAATGTGCACACCAATTTCATAATTTCCATTTTCTAAAACTTGAAAAGATAACGCATCATCAAAATCTTTTGCATCTTTTGGATCAATAGTAAATGTTAAAACATCACGCATATCGCGACGCTTTGCTATTTCTTCTTGAGTTATAGAAGTATCTAATTTATTTGCATAAGCATCCACTTCAATCGGGAAATCATAAGGTAAACCATATTCAGCAAGAATAGCATGAATTTCAGTATTATGTTCGCCTGGTTTTCCTAGAACTTTAATTACTGAACCAAAAGGAGAATCAGCTTTTGCTGGCCAATCTTCGAGTTTTACTAAAACTACATCGCCATGTTCTGCATCAGCTAATTTATTTTTTGGAATAAAAATATCGGTATACATTTTTGCATTGGCAGTAGTTACAAATCCAAAATTCTTTTGAATATCAACAACTCCAACAAATTCTGTTTTTGCTCTTTCTAAAATTTCAATTACTTCAGCTTCTGGCTTTCTTGAGCTTCTTCGATTGTAAACATACGCTTTTACTTTATCGCCATCTAAAGCATGATTTAAATTGATAAAAGGAATGTAAACGTCATTTTCTAATTCTTCACAAACAAAATAACCTGCTTTTCTAGAAGTCATATCAACAACACCTTCATAATATTGTTGACTTGAAGCTTTTACT
The window above is part of the Flavobacterium sp. PMTSA4 genome. Proteins encoded here:
- the rnr gene encoding ribonuclease R, which produces MSKKPKKFGKKDKTYSEKIFKILSKNANKPFNYKQIAAILELNDTKSRNEIIKDLKILAAQKLIIETEPGKYLVKASSQQYYEGVVDMTSRKAGYFVCEELENDVYIPFINLNHALDGDKVKAYVYNRRSSRKPEAEVIEILERAKTEFVGVVDIQKNFGFVTTANAKMYTDIFIPKNKLADAEHGDVVLVKLEDWPAKADSPFGSVIKVLGKPGEHNTEIHAILAEYGLPYDFPIEVDAYANKLDTSITQEEIAKRRDMRDVLTFTIDPKDAKDFDDALSFQVLENGNYEIGVHIADVSHYLKEGTILDDEAYNRATSVYLVDRVVPMLPEVLSNFACSLRPHEEKYTFSAIFQLNPKAEVVDSWFGRTVIYSDQRFSYEEAQSIIETKSDTIPAEISLTGNEYKVDAKIVEATLKLDELAKILRRKRMAAGAISFDKVEVKFNLNEQAEPVGVFFKISKDANHLIEEFMLLANRKVAEFIGKQKKTFVYRIHDEPNEDKLINLQTVISKFGYTINMKSKQDISYSLNKLLNEVSGKKEQNLVDTLTIRSMSKAKYSTDNIGHYGLAFDYYSHFTSPIRRYPDVMVHRLLQYYLDGGKSASAEIYEEKCEHSSNMEALAAQAERDSVKYMQVKYMQDHKDQEFLGVISGVTEWGIYVEIVENKCEGMVRIREIKEDYYTFDEKQYALVGEMSKGLLQLGDEVYVKVKNADLVKKQLDFHFIRRNEK